The sequence CACCGATCCGCCATCTTTTAGCTTTATGATCGACGCATCGCCGACTTTTTTATACGGATAGCCCACCCCAACCCGGCCGATTGATTGTGTGGCCAGTCCGCTTAACTTTACATCGCCCCTGCCGATGACATTAACTGTGGTATTTTCAATCGTAGTATTTATCCCTGCAGGCAGGTAAACTTTAACCGATACATCCGGGCTACGCTGACCTGCGGTATAGTAAAGTGTTAGATTATGCGTGCTATTAGCAGTTATAATAGGTTGCGCAATAACCAAACTGCCGCTAAGCGCCATTTGATGCACTGATATGATATAAGCTTTAGTTGCAGAGCCGCCTTTCGAAGCAACTATTAAATGATCGCCGCTTATTATTTCTCCCTCTGTTTTCGCCGTGCCGCTTTTATCGGTAACTGTATATTCCTGAATTGAACCATTGGCCGGTGCTATTTGCATAATCAATTGTTTCACATCAACGGCTGTGGAAACAAGGCCCTGGTCTTCGGGGGTATCTACAGTAAAAGCATAAGTACTGCCTTTTATCAGAACCAGCGTATCTTTAGTGATACGTACAATATTGGGGGCATTTTTACCAAACGTGATGCTTGGCTGCGCTAAAGCTTTTGCCGCAGCCGATACAAACAGTATAGATAAGAGGATAAGGTTTAGGATGTATATTTTTTTCAATGGCAGCATTGTCTTCAGCATATATTGGTTATTACAAATACACTATATTTTGCTTATGCTTTGTACCGCTTAATACACCATTTATTCAATTCTTTTGTCAGGCCGAGGGATACTTCTCAGCCAAATGGTTTTATACCGGTAAGCTAAATCCAAAGGTACTCCCCTCGCCAATAGCGCTTTTCACCCATATTTTTCCATTTTGCGCCTCGATAAAATCCTTTGAAATAGCAAGGCCTAAACCCGACCCGGATTTATTCTGGCCATCGGTTGGCACCTGGAAGTATCGGTCGAATAAGCGTTTTTGATATTGTTCGTCTATCCCTTTACCCGTGTCTTTAACCGAAAACTCCACCTCTCCTCTTTTATTAACTATGCTGATAGTTACTGTAGATCTTTCTGCACTGTAACGTAGCGCGTTAGACAGGAAATTCACCATTACCCAGGCTGTTTTTTCTACATCAACGTTAACTTGCGGCAGTTTATCGTCTTTAGCTACTTCCAGCTTAACCCCCTTTTGCTCGGCCTGGAAACTTACCGAAGCCATGGCGTAGTCAACAATTTCTTCGGGCTGCACCGGCACAAAATTTAGCTGGATGTTACCGGTTTCCACCTGCGATAGTTCCAACAGTTCGCTGGTGATCTTCAGCAGGCGGTCGCTGTCGTCTTTAATATGTTCCAGCAGTTGTTGCTGCTCGGTATTGATGTGGCCTATGCGCTCATCTTTCATCAATTTTAAACTCATTTTAATGGACGAGATCGGTGTTTTTAACTCGTGCGATATGGTGGCAATGAAGTTTGTTTTGGCCTCGTCGCGCTCTTTAAATTCGGTGATATTGCGCAAAACATAAACGTTACCGGCCGAATTTTTGGCAATGTTCAACGCACCGGCCGGATCGGCTGTAAGGTTGGGCACGTTTATCTCGCGGGTTTCTAACTGAAAATGAGAATCTTTCCCGTTCACCACAATTTTAAATGGCTTCCCGTTGCTTTCATTGCTGATTATCGATTTAAACAGGTCATTATTTTTGGCAACATCAGCAACAGAAAGTCCCTCCATTTTATCGATACTTAAATTAAGGATACCTTTTGCCGCGGTATTAATGAATAAGATCTCCTGTTTTTCGTTCACACCGATAATGGCATCGTGCATTTGTTCTATTATGGTTTCGATGCGCAATTTCTCCGACATGATCTTGGAAAGGTTACTGTTCTCCCATTCATTCAACCTGCCCGACATATCGTTAAAGGCTTTGGCCACCTCGGCAAATTCATCGTTTTTATTAAAATGGATCCGCTGATAGTTTTTGGGGCCAATATTGCGGATACCGGCCAAAAGTGTATTCAAAGGATCGGTGATAAAGCCCGGGAAATTAACGCTGAAGGTAAACAGCACCATAAAGGCAAATGCCCCGGCCAAACCCAAAAACACCAGCGACCGGTCTACTGATGCCCTTGCCAGGTCGTTTTTGCGCACTATGGCTTTCATATTTACGGTTTCAATATCCAGTAAGTGCCGGCGCACATGGCGCTGATGGGCTGCTATGTCTGCCGCGTTGGGCGCCTGCATGGCATTGAATGAAGCCCTTAAACCGGCTACCGCCTGCGCTTCGCCCGGTTCGGTAACATTATGTTCTTCTTTAACCAGCGCGGCATTAAACTGCGTTACAGCAGCAACAGACAATGGCAGTGAGTTCTCATCAAGCAGGGTACGCATTTCACGACAGTACCGCAAACTCTCGTAATTGTCTTTCAATATCACTTTGGCATTGTTGGATATCTGGTTGATATAAAACATGGATACCGCTCCGAAGAACAATACCACTACAAACAAAAAGCCGAAGCCCAACCGGAGTTTATTTTTTACTTTCATGATAGTATCACTAAATCAATTTCATTTGCTGCAATATTTTTCAGCAACTCGTTAAATACGGCCGTTCTTAATATTACCTGGAACAGGTTCAGGTGCGGCTTGCCGATACAAATGGTAGTTATTTCACGCTCGTTAGCCACCTTCATAATGGTTTGGGTAATCTGATCGCTTTTTAGTTTTATTACTTCGGCCCCCAGTTCTGTTGCCAGTTTAAAGTTATTAATTAAATGGCGCTGCTTATCTAATTTAATCCGCTCCATACTTTCGCTGCTGCTTTGTACATACAGCACAATCCAGGGCGAACGGTAATACGATGCCAGCCGGGCTGTTTTACGGATCACTACTTTTGCCGTTTCGGCGTTTGATGATATACAGGCCAAAAACCGTTCTGGCCGGAGTTTAATTTGTTTGGGTATTTCACTATCTATCTTTCGCTCCAGATGATGGGCCACTTCTTTCAGGGCTATCTCACGCAGCTGAAGTATTTTATCGCTTTGGAAAAAATTTTGCAGGGCACGTTCTATTTTAGCCTTTTCGTAGATCTTGCCATCCTTCAGGCGATCAATCAGTTCATCGGCGGTAAGGTCGATGTTTACGATCTCGTCGGCCATTTCCAGTATTTTATCCGGGATCCTTTCCGTGATCGCAATGCCGGTAATTTCTTCTATTTCCTGGTTTAAACTTTCTAAATGCTGGATGTTTACCGCAGTTATCACACTTATACCGGCTTCCAGCAAATCTACCACATCCTGCCAGCGTTTGCTGTTCTTGCTCCCTTCTATATTGGTATGCGCCAGTTCATCAACTATCACCACTTCGGGGTGCCGGTTAAGTATGGCTTGCAGATCCATTTCTTCCAGTTCCTTGCCCTTGTAAAATATTTTACGCCGGGCAATAAGCGGTAAACCTGCCAGCAGAGCATGCGTTTCGGCCCGGTTATGTGTTTCTATATAACCTATTTGTATGCCTATGCTATTACGCACCAGGGCATGTGCCTCCTGCAACATCCGGTAACTTTTGCCCACACCGGCGCTCATCCCAATATAAATTTTGAGCTTACCCCGCCGCGAGCGCTTAACCAGGTCTATAAAGTCTTTTACCCTGTTATTTTCCATGTTGCTTGATGGTGATCTAACTCACAAAGGGCTCAGAGATAGCATGCAGACCTATTCGATCATTATTAAAACCCCTTTATATTCTTTGTGCTGGCAATGTTGTGATTCCTTTGTGCTCT comes from Mucilaginibacter mali and encodes:
- a CDS encoding HAMP domain-containing sensor histidine kinase; this encodes MKVKNKLRLGFGFLFVVVLFFGAVSMFYINQISNNAKVILKDNYESLRYCREMRTLLDENSLPLSVAAVTQFNAALVKEEHNVTEPGEAQAVAGLRASFNAMQAPNAADIAAHQRHVRRHLLDIETVNMKAIVRKNDLARASVDRSLVFLGLAGAFAFMVLFTFSVNFPGFITDPLNTLLAGIRNIGPKNYQRIHFNKNDEFAEVAKAFNDMSGRLNEWENSNLSKIMSEKLRIETIIEQMHDAIIGVNEKQEILFINTAAKGILNLSIDKMEGLSVADVAKNNDLFKSIISNESNGKPFKIVVNGKDSHFQLETREINVPNLTADPAGALNIAKNSAGNVYVLRNITEFKERDEAKTNFIATISHELKTPISSIKMSLKLMKDERIGHINTEQQQLLEHIKDDSDRLLKITSELLELSQVETGNIQLNFVPVQPEEIVDYAMASVSFQAEQKGVKLEVAKDDKLPQVNVDVEKTAWVMVNFLSNALRYSAERSTVTISIVNKRGEVEFSVKDTGKGIDEQYQKRLFDRYFQVPTDGQNKSGSGLGLAISKDFIEAQNGKIWVKSAIGEGSTFGFSLPV
- a CDS encoding sensor protein KdpD, yielding MENNRVKDFIDLVKRSRRGKLKIYIGMSAGVGKSYRMLQEAHALVRNSIGIQIGYIETHNRAETHALLAGLPLIARRKIFYKGKELEEMDLQAILNRHPEVVIVDELAHTNIEGSKNSKRWQDVVDLLEAGISVITAVNIQHLESLNQEIEEITGIAITERIPDKILEMADEIVNIDLTADELIDRLKDGKIYEKAKIERALQNFFQSDKILQLREIALKEVAHHLERKIDSEIPKQIKLRPERFLACISSNAETAKVVIRKTARLASYYRSPWIVLYVQSSSESMERIKLDKQRHLINNFKLATELGAEVIKLKSDQITQTIMKVANEREITTICIGKPHLNLFQVILRTAVFNELLKNIAANEIDLVILS